The following are encoded together in the Variovorax sp. PBS-H4 genome:
- a CDS encoding NADP-dependent oxidoreductase, with the protein MKAIVVTDRAAGRAGMKLVDRPDPVPAINDVVVQVYASGFVGTELGWPSTWTDRVGRDRTPSIPGHEFAGVVKALGYGTTGLSVGQRVFGLTDWYRNGTLAEYVAAEARNLAPLPGDVDFAVGASLPISGLTAWQGLFDHGRLRAGQTVLAHGAAGAVGSIVTQLAREFGAYVVGTGRAADRQAALDFGANEFVDLDNEVLESVGGVDLVFDLIGGEIGKRSARLVRAGGTLVSVVGPSEARPTDGLAVDFVVESDRAQLGEIVQRVRDGRLRTHIARVVPFENAVAAFNRTERINGKTVIRIRP; encoded by the coding sequence ATGAAAGCGATTGTTGTGACGGACCGGGCGGCGGGAAGAGCCGGTATGAAGCTGGTGGATCGCCCCGATCCGGTGCCGGCGATCAACGACGTCGTCGTCCAGGTTTATGCGTCGGGGTTCGTCGGCACTGAGTTGGGGTGGCCTTCCACTTGGACTGATCGCGTCGGCAGGGACCGAACACCGTCCATTCCGGGACACGAGTTCGCCGGAGTGGTCAAGGCTCTCGGCTATGGCACGACAGGACTCTCGGTAGGCCAGCGGGTATTCGGCCTCACCGACTGGTATCGCAACGGTACCCTGGCGGAGTACGTGGCGGCCGAGGCCCGCAACCTGGCGCCTCTACCAGGGGATGTCGACTTTGCTGTGGGCGCCAGCCTGCCAATCTCGGGCCTCACCGCGTGGCAGGGACTGTTCGATCATGGCCGCCTTCGTGCGGGCCAAACGGTACTCGCCCACGGCGCTGCCGGTGCTGTCGGATCCATCGTCACGCAACTCGCGCGCGAGTTCGGCGCCTACGTCGTCGGTACCGGACGCGCCGCTGATCGTCAGGCTGCTCTGGATTTCGGCGCGAACGAGTTCGTCGACCTCGACAACGAGGTCCTCGAAAGCGTCGGTGGAGTGGATCTGGTGTTCGATCTCATCGGCGGCGAGATCGGGAAACGGTCTGCACGCCTGGTGCGAGCAGGAGGAACGTTGGTCTCCGTCGTAGGGCCTTCAGAAGCACGGCCCACCGACGGCCTGGCGGTCGACTTCGTTGTCGAGTCCGACCGTGCACAACTGGGTGAGATCGTCCAGCGGGTGCGGGACGGACGACTGCGGACGCACATCGCCAGGGTCGTGCCCTTCGAAAATGCTGTCGCCGCCTTCAACCGTACCGAGAGGATCAATGGAAAGACAGTCATCCGGATTCGTCCGTGA
- a CDS encoding nitroreductase family protein has product MTAIVRASVQDGLPETNAVVEAILSRSAAKYYDPAATLSDEQINELVRITTTAPTSFHLQNWRFIAVRTPEAKARLRPIAWNQPPITDAAVTFIICGQLADASVIPQRLAPLVQAGIMPAAMVPEWENPARSLYAEDPQQQRDEAVRTGAIAATALMYVARSWGLGSTPMIGFDAEALVREFALAENEVPVMLVTVGAERAGNWPQKPRRPVADVLDLV; this is encoded by the coding sequence GTGACCGCGATCGTCCGCGCATCAGTGCAGGACGGACTGCCCGAGACCAATGCCGTCGTCGAGGCCATCCTGAGTCGCAGCGCCGCCAAGTACTACGACCCGGCCGCCACCTTGAGCGACGAACAGATCAATGAGCTGGTGCGTATCACCACCACCGCGCCGACGTCCTTCCACTTGCAGAACTGGCGCTTCATCGCCGTGCGCACGCCCGAAGCCAAAGCTCGGTTGCGTCCGATTGCTTGGAATCAACCCCCGATCACAGACGCTGCTGTCACCTTCATCATCTGCGGCCAGTTGGCCGATGCGAGCGTGATTCCGCAGCGTCTCGCACCGCTGGTGCAGGCGGGCATCATGCCGGCCGCGATGGTGCCGGAGTGGGAGAACCCCGCTCGCAGTCTGTATGCCGAGGACCCACAGCAGCAGCGAGACGAGGCGGTGCGCACTGGCGCCATCGCCGCGACGGCACTGATGTACGTGGCCCGGTCATGGGGCCTTGGCTCGACGCCCATGATCGGTTTCGACGCCGAAGCGCTGGTCCGCGAGTTCGCGCTGGCCGAGAACGAAGTGCCGGTCATGTTGGTGACCGTCGGCGCCGAGCGAGCGGGAAATTGGCCGCAAAAGCCGCGCCGTCCCGTCGCCGATGTGTTGGATCTCGTATAG
- a CDS encoding carboxymuconolactone decarboxylase family protein, with the protein MPRTLPTSQQVPAESKPTLDMFTKNIGFTPNMMTTFAQSPIAFNSWATLLGSLSKVLDVKTRDSIGLAVSEVNGCDYCLTVHSFTAERMAKMSADEIILARLGRATDPKRQAAVQFARKVIEKRGKVGDADLQAVRDAGYTEAHVIEIVALVAMYSLTNFFNNVFDPEKDFPVVAPAGSI; encoded by the coding sequence ATGCCCAGAACCCTACCCACGTCGCAACAAGTGCCGGCAGAGTCGAAGCCGACACTCGATATGTTCACCAAGAACATCGGCTTCACCCCGAACATGATGACGACCTTCGCGCAGAGCCCGATCGCATTCAACTCATGGGCCACACTGCTCGGCTCGCTGAGCAAGGTGCTGGACGTGAAGACACGCGACAGCATCGGCCTTGCGGTCTCGGAAGTGAACGGCTGCGATTACTGCCTCACGGTTCACAGCTTTACGGCCGAGCGGATGGCCAAGATGTCTGCCGACGAAATCATCCTCGCTCGGCTGGGACGAGCCACCGACCCGAAGCGGCAGGCTGCTGTCCAGTTCGCGCGCAAAGTGATCGAGAAGCGCGGCAAAGTCGGTGACGCCGATCTGCAAGCCGTTCGCGATGCCGGCTACACGGAGGCGCACGTCATCGAAATCGTCGCACTTGTGGCCATGTACTCTCTGACCAACTTCTTCAACAACGTGTTCGATCCGGAGAAGGACTTTCCCGTCGTTGCCCCGGCCGGTTCCATCTGA
- a CDS encoding SGNH/GDSL hydrolase family protein, with translation MSNVFWGVHTALTKVQFASVLVIGDSWVWYPVDNLARELGSLFPSETFVVIGKNGAEAADWSQGTRKSIDFGFEMFASSCKALILSGGGNDVAGQDDFLRLLQPDCSAFKTVSECWRQTQPRAVITGIMNAYREVIVRFRAYNPHAPVVLHNYDNAWPTGKGFFGPADWLKVPMDIAKVQGTPLRRDIFKFLIAALGDAQDALAREGGLGPIIAVQTAGELPETGPEGWWANELHPTPKGFRRIAHNRLLPPLELVLS, from the coding sequence ATGTCGAACGTATTCTGGGGAGTCCACACGGCCCTGACCAAGGTTCAATTTGCTTCTGTCTTGGTGATCGGGGATTCGTGGGTTTGGTACCCGGTAGACAACTTGGCCAGGGAGCTGGGCTCCCTCTTTCCGAGCGAAACCTTTGTGGTGATCGGGAAGAACGGTGCAGAGGCGGCAGACTGGTCGCAAGGCACGCGAAAGTCCATTGACTTCGGCTTCGAGATGTTTGCCTCCAGTTGCAAGGCGCTGATCCTGAGCGGCGGCGGCAATGACGTCGCGGGGCAAGACGATTTCCTTCGTCTGCTTCAGCCCGACTGTTCGGCCTTCAAGACTGTCTCCGAGTGCTGGCGCCAGACCCAGCCCCGCGCCGTCATCACCGGCATCATGAACGCCTATCGGGAAGTCATCGTCCGCTTCCGCGCCTACAACCCGCATGCCCCGGTCGTTCTCCACAACTACGACAACGCATGGCCTACCGGAAAGGGTTTCTTCGGCCCAGCGGATTGGCTGAAGGTGCCCATGGACATCGCGAAGGTGCAAGGCACGCCGCTGCGCAGAGACATTTTCAAATTCCTCATCGCGGCCCTCGGGGATGCCCAGGACGCTTTGGCCCGGGAGGGTGGCCTGGGGCCCATCATCGCCGTCCAGACGGCTGGAGAGCTGCCGGAAACCGGGCCAGAAGGATGGTGGGCCAACGAGTTGCACCCGACGCCCAAGGGCTTCCGCAGGATTGCGCACAACCGTTTGCTCCCGCCTTTGGAACTGGTGCTGTCATGA